The Hypomesus transpacificus isolate Combined female unplaced genomic scaffold, fHypTra1 scaffold_487, whole genome shotgun sequence region GTATCTGTTGGCTTCAAAGCAACACCAAGACAGTCATTCTCTTTGATAATGTCAGCCTTATTAGctagtggtgtgtgtatgtgtgtgcacagtatgtacgtgtgtgtgttgttatctGAGAAAGCTTGTTCTAACAACTCTCTTTTAACACCCAATTTTCCCTGCCCCCccattccttctctcccctccctctctccctcctctctctgtcctctctccctctctctctcctcctctctctgtcctccctcactctactcctccctctctctcctcctctctttgtcctctctccccctctctctcctcctctctctgtcctccctcactctcctcctccctctctctctcctcctccctctgtcctctctccccctctctctcctcctctctctgtcctccctctcctcctctctctgtccctccctctcctcctccctctctctctcctcctctctctgtcctccctttcctcctccctctctctctcctctctctgtcctccctctcctcctgcctctctctcctcctctctctgtcctccctctcctcctccctctctctctcctcctctctctgtcctccctctcctcctccctctctctctctctcctcctctctctgtcctccttccctctcctcctgcctctctctctcctcctctctctgtcctccctccctctcctcctgcctctctctctcctcctctctcctcctccctccctccttccctccctctctcatcctccctccctccctccccctccctccctctgtcctcctcctcccttccccctcccggcctccctgactgcagggggagcagagggctcCAGTCTCAGTATTAGCCCCGTTCAGCAGCACTATCTCAGCTCAGCCCATTTATCTGTCCACAAAGCTCTATTCTTAACTCcgcaacgcacacacactctcacacacacactgccacacacactcacatagtctctctctctcacacacgcacacattcacagtctcacacacacacacacacacacacacacactccacaatcAGCAGCCCGCTCTCCAGCGCACGCACACTCtgctgttctctctcacacacacacacagccttcaaaATAGAACTGCGGGCGTCAGCTCAAACTCGGAGGGACGACGAGACGATTATTTCAAATTAAAATGGGCGCTTGCGACGAGGAGAGCGACAACGGAAAACCGAAAgacagggaggatggggggaggaaggagaaggggatgggggggcagtgtgtgggggggggtggcctCCCACccagagcagggagaacaaGGGGACGGGCAGTGTGAGCGGCGTGAGGGAGCCTCATTAAACATGCAGCAGCTCAATGTCAGAGCAGTGCCGCCTCCATCGTTAGGGCTGATGGTGTCCCACACCTCGCACAGGGCTGtcttacctcacacacacccggctcagcgtgcgcgcgtgtgcgcGAGAGATACAGCgactgagagagtgtgtgtgtgcgtacgttgtgtgtgtgtgtgtattttgcgaGGCGGAAGATGAAAAGGATTCTCGGGAGCATCTTCtatgcctcctctccctctcttctttcatcCAGCGCAAAATGGGGGCTTGGCTGAAACACAGCTTAatgccctgcctctgcctcccgatctccctgcctccttacctttctgcctctctacctccctgcctctccattCACAAAATGTTTGAACAGCTAGAGACTCGGGGCTGAAGGTGTGTACTCTTCCGGAACCGGAgcgagcgccccccccccccccccccgctccagcTACTCATGTCTGTGAGCTATGGGCTGACCGCTctgtcccccccacccacaaGACTCCTGTCCTGAAACACATGGGCACGCTGGGTGCTTcactaacacccccccccccccccccccccccccgcgcgctGAATCACGGCTTTCAGGAGGGTTTGCAGTCATTGAAGTCAGGGCTTTATCTCCTTAGTTCAGTTAATTTTTCCATTTCTATGTAAATTCAACACCACCATGGTGGCTTAGGTAAACACGCCTACagagaacatacacacacacgcgcgccggccctgcacacacacacacaagcgtacacatacactctcaaacactcatacacacagctTGACGGAGGCATtgggttgttttttttgtactgcagtaaacgagagagagagagagcgagagagagagagggcgggtgagagagagaaagggagagaatgaggCTTAGCATGATAAAGAAACATGTAGGCCATGCAAACAAACACCctacattatctctctctctctctatcctcccttccttctctctgtctcctcagttcacactcccctcctctcatcctcttggAAGGACAAACCTTCCTCTCGCCACGGCGTCCATCGTCATGACGTCCCgtgaacacacagacaacccTGTCATGGCGCTGTAGTGGGGTGGTTCTGCAGGGAGGGGATAAGGCTtcaggctaaccctaacctcagACGGAGACACTCGGCGTCACAGTCTCTGTCGTGCCAGGGTTCTGGGAGAGCACATGGATCGTATCAGAAGTGTGGTGTggagtgtgtgcgtctgtgtgtgttaagtgtACTATAAATGCACGATGTACAAGtgtaatgtaaatacacacCGGAAGGTATATGCAAAGTGTGTACTGCTTTTAACGGCCGTGTGTGTTGAAACGTGCGagtgtttgtgcgcgtgtgtggatgtgggtgtgtgtgcgtctgcgtcGGTTGCTACGCGTCGCTGCGGCTCCCTTTCACCACCCCTTGAAAGCTGGAGCAGGGTTGCCGTGGCAACGTTGACCCCTGGGAGTCAGGCCTTTTCACGAGAACCCTCTTTAGAAGCAGTGATTCACAGCCAGGAAACAGAGGAGAaaaactctctctccttcccccaccctccctctctctctcacttcctctctctctcttctatcctTCTCTAACTCCTTGTTAATGCATTTTTAATGTTGGAAACCGTCCGTTCTACATTGTGCTCTCTGTATCAGTCTGTGTCGGGTCttggtctctttctttctttctttctttctttctttacatGTCCACTGCTGTCTCTCGCCCTCCTTTCAAGCTTgagatcccctctctctctggaatgTGACACGCTGGTTCTACTCAAGCacgtctctctctgctggtcgtGTCCATTCCTCCATCACTTGTTCTGGCGGtttctggagtgtgtgtctcctctcctgagtcaccctgctctctgtccctcaAAATAGCAGTCAATTAGTCACTGTTAAACTACTCTGTCCATTTGCTGCAGATTTAACTACTTCATTAATTGATCACACAGTTCTGCAGAATGGAGTAAATGGACAACAGTGCAATAACCATAAatctgtttcctctctctccatgtctctttcccccctctctcccatcctccttctctcccattcattgtctctctttctctccctctgctcaccttcctgttcctatgatctccctctcctctttctctctcgctctctccccctctctcctcgccccctctctccctcgcccctccctgcccccaggcCAAGCTGATCGTGCCCAACAGCACGGCAGGCCTGATCATCGGTAAGGGCGGGGCCACAGTGAAGGCGGTGATGGAGCAGAGCGGCGCCTGGGTGCAGCTGTCCCAGAAGCCCGAGGGTATCAACCTGCAAGAGCGCGTGGTCACCATCAGCGGGGAACCCGAGCAGAACCGCAAGGCGGTGGAGATCATCGTCCAGAAGATCCAGGAGGAcccacagagcagcagctgCCTCAACATCTCCTACTCCAACATCTCGGGCCCCGTGGCCAACTCCAACCCCACCGGCTCCCCCTACGCCAACTCTGCTGAGGTGATGCCCTCCGCAGCCGCCGCTGCTGCCGCCAcggcctccagcctcctggGCCAGGCCAGCCTCGCGGGCGTGGGTGCCTTCCCCACCACCATGTCTAGCTTCTCAGGCAACGACCTGCTGACCATCACCTCGGCTCTCAACACGCTGGCCAGCTACGGCTACAACACCAACTCCCTGGGCCTGGGTCTCAACCCTGCTGCTGCTAGCGGGGTGCTAGCTGCCGTGGCGGCTAACGCcaacccagcagcagcagccgccgctAACCTGTTAGCATCTTACGCTAGCGACGCCTCCACCAGCGCGGGCCACCCGGCCGGCCTTGGGGGCTTTTCGCTGGGCTCGCTTGCGGCCGCTGGGGCGACCAATGGCTACTTGAGCGCAGCGTCACCGCTGGTGGCGTCCTCGCTGCTAGCGACAGAGAAGCTGGCGGAAGGCGCTAAGGAAGTGGTGGAGATCGCCGTGCCTGAGAATCTGGTGGGAGCCATTTTAGGGAAAGGGGGGAAAACGCTAGTGGAGTACCAGGAGCTGACTGGCGCCAGGATCCAGATCTCCAAGAAGGGCGAGTTCATCCCGGGAACCCGGAACCGTAAAGTCACCATCACGGGCTCCCAGGCCGCCACACAGGCCGCGCAGTACCTGATCAGCCAGCGAATCACGTACGAGCAGGGGGTACGCGCCACCAACCCACAGAAGGTGGGCTAAAATAGGGATCGGAGAAACAGAAAATAAAAGagtggagggggaaaaaaaagcgTGGGGGCCGGATGAGGAATGgaatgtgagagagtgagtgacggaagagagaggaggagagccggAATGTCGGAGAGGGAATCGCGTGTTTTCCTCGTGTTTTCAGTATTCTAAAAATGATGCGACGCAAAAATctgctgggagagaggagaaagtggCGAGCCGAAAaaccaagaaaaaaaaatgtgtaaaatgtaaataaggGTTTTATTACTTAAGTCTTGATCTTTCGGgattttttattgttttgttttattgttttagtaaattaatatttttttctgTCGTTCTGTGTATTCTCCGGACAGTGGTGAATGCCAAGTTAGACTGGCATGCTGCCGTGCTGCATTGTGGGTTAGAGCGGGTGGGGCGGTGGGGGTACTGGGGGTCCACCCCATGGAatcagcccctcccccacctccacccccatgtAGCTCACAAGATAGGgtattttccttttttctttacTTTCAGTTCTCAATTTGCCCCGGCCCATCCCTGCGCTCACTGTGttccaaaactatctcccctaGAAGGTTCCCATAAGACTGCAAGCATCAGCTTGGTTTGAGATCGGAAGAACATCCCTGTAGTCCAtgacaacccccctcccctcgcccctccccccaccctcactcAGCCCCGCCCTTGGGCCaagtggggggtggtggggggagtcAGGCAGTCCCAGGTTCACCCCCTCCAGTGTTTTCTAGAGTTTGACCCGCAAGGCGTAGCTACCTGTGGCCGTGTTTCACCCAGGTGCATGCAACGCCCCTGCCTCCCCACGTGTGTACACAGAAGTGACACGTACACGTGTGTACACGTATGTAGAGACGCTCAAGGCCCCATGCAGGCGACCGCTCACGCATGATCTCAAAGCTCCGGGTTGGGCCGGTCATAGATCACCGAGCGAGaaattacacacacattcacacagtccACAGACCCTGAGGCTTTCTCTCAACAAACGCTTGCAGTCCGATACGATGATTATATTAATGTTATTCTTATGATTAGATATCATCTCCATCGTCATTATTTATTAATATGATTTCACCCATAAAGATCGATATATTCAGTTGTTTTTTTAATCTGTGAATTCAGGTTGACATGAATGTAAAGACTATATTTTTTGATTtgaatatttctttttttatttaataaGTGGATTGAATATGAATGGTATGTCACATAGTGTAATATATGTCTTATTTAAGTCCTGTAATAAGATAGGAAGATAACAGACCCACTTTGGGAGCCGgggggtgcagtgtgtgtaccCAGTCAGTGTGGAGCAGGatagaaacacacgcacacacacacaggaaacacaatgACACCACTTTGATGCTAAGAGGGAATATACTATATCAAGATAGCAGATTTCAGCGTAACATATCTTGTTAGtttcaaaaacaacaacactaaaGGCACAAGTGCAGCTTTCTCTATGGGCATAACATTGCTCTCCATAGTCGCAACAAAACTCTAGTTTGAATCTTCCGTCCCTTCAGTTTTATGGTGGTAAATAGTTCACTCAAAACGATGTATGTCTTATAAGTGTAAGACCAGCACTGTGACTGGTCtctggtctagtctggtctggtccagtCTGGTATATTAAGCTTAGCCACGAGAACTCTGCACTTCAGCctgggcccacacacacaaacacacacgctctcacacacacacagaccgccTAGACAGGCTGGGTCTTAGCCACAGAGGTGGAGCACTTCAAGTCCAGAGCCCCAAACCTGCAAGGACACACTAACAGACTACTGAGGACAGGGCTCGACACTGAAAcgaacacaaaaaaaaagggaaaagtCGATCGTTTAGGATCCACTGCCGAGGAGGGCGTTGCGGTCGGCCCGTCCATCCGGCGGCGATCGCACGTCCGCGGCGGACAAACAGCGCTAGGCGCAGCCTCCCTGACCAAAAGCCCAGATCAAAGCGTTCCTCTGGCTGCGAGGTGAAGCGAGCCACGTCGATCGTCCTAACGGGGATCGAGTGGGACGGCGGCGCCTGTCAGGGAGGTGAGCTGTCCTGATCTCGGGACACCGCTGCAATCCCCTCCCGCTCGCTCACCTACACACCCAGCAGCTGAGAAAGATGCCCTTTTCTTTCGGTTtggtttattgtttgttttcgtTGCTGTTCGTTTTCTTTTTGCAATCGGAGTACACTGAATCTGGTCTTAATGCACTGTGAAACAAGAGCTTGTCCTCAAGCTCCTAGGTCGGGCCTTGTGTGTCGCGAGGACATGGTCACAGGAGTAAAATGGCAGGGAAATGTATACGCATTAGAAACATCCGCCGACTGAACATATCTCCCCAAGAATAGTCTGCATATCTGTCCAGGTTGTCACAATGAGAGAGTCCGATCTGGTCTGTTTCCTATGATCTTTCTGACCGATTGGATTCCGGTTCATAACTAGCTTACGGTCCTCATCTTGCCCAGTGAAATCTGCAGTCATGGAAATGGATTGTTTATTTTGGCAGATGGGATTGGGGAGGAGTTACAGGTGTCTGAATGCCGGTTTGCATCTGTTGGTGGTTAATATTCACCCAACAGTTACAGCACATACCAGGCTTGCAGATAACCCTGATagtaaacatttgaaatatttGGATGATATTCAGAGAAGGGGGCACAAAACAATCCCACATGATTCCTTGGTGAGGAAACGTAATCTACCCCAACACAAAAATCAACGTTTTAATTTCTCTCAAGCTCTGAGCTATCGTGAACATTCTCTTCAAGTCTATTGGAgcgtcagacagtcagacagacagacagggcataTCTCCACAGACAGTcaaacagtcagacagacagggcacaTCTCCACAGATTGGTAAGGAGGCTTCTTTATTTCCATCTAACCCCATTCACTATATCTCCTCACCTtccctcaaccccccctcccctccagccgcACCCTAGTGCACCCATTCTtacaccctctcctcccacatCACTCCATGGGTGAATCTGTCTGGTGTTGCGACGCATGTCTCCTCCGCTTGCCCCTCCCAGATCACTACAACTACAGGCCAATcaggggggggatggggacgAGAATACTCCGGGTTGTCTATGACAGAGTTTAGAATGTAGTGTCCGTGTTCTAGAACACTCCGTGTGGCAATGCTGCCCTTTTGCAGTGGAACTGTTTCTAGGGGAAAATAACATGTTACCAGGCAGCTATAGGGCAAAAAGCAACTAGCTCCTAATCTGAACTCCCATTGGCTAGTAGTTTGGAATGATCCTTTATGCGGTGTTGTTACAACCTTTAGGAGTATGTTACCTAGgaaacacatgcacaaatacatATGCTTATCGAGACATGCACATAGATTGTGAGATCAAATAAGGGAATTATTGCTCATTAAGGACATATATTACTGGATGTAGGTTATATTATTATAGTACTGTGACTTAACACATTTTGTAATATCTGTAGTGCGAGGCCGTGAGAAGGTGCCAACGAAGCGTTTCAAGGCACGTCTGTTTTCTTCATATCAGTGATGACCCTACGTGGACATGGTCTTAGGGCGTCcattttagttttgtttgtAATTTAGGGGATCTAGCTATAATGTGATGAGTACTGGAAGCAATACACGTAGTAGCATGTCGTCTTGTCTTGTCTTTCTCTTCTGTCTGTTGTAGAAGCTTTGGATTTTACCTATAGATGTTCAGTAGGTTTACATAATTAACTAATTTTTAATTTGTGAAAATGCTGCTATTTAATAAGTGATGtactcaaaaaaagaaaaggtaaaACATATCGGATCTTTCAGTTAGCGGGACATTCTATTTCAGAGAGCTGTAATAAACGCTCATGTGCTAATAATAAGATGATAATAATTGTATAAGAACAAAGTGTAAGAACCAACCTAAAAAAATAAACTTGTGCCAAAATAGAGCTTTACAGAAACTGAAACTGTAAAATTGTGGGATTTAAACACCTTTAGATGAGAAGAAGCATACTTTTATACAAAAAAATgtgaaaagtgccaaacaaaccaTATTTATAATTTACGTAGAATTGAAATAGGAAAAGTTAGTTTTTAAGAAATAGACTTTGATCAAAATATACATAAAATGTTGAGTTGTTAGTTCCAGCCCCTTTCTAACCTGCCATGAGAGTAGAGACtgtgagggaggcaggaagcCACCTTGTTAGCCAATCAAAGCACTAGGACtcggggggggggctaggggagGAGTCAACCTATAGCTAAGTTAGCATGGTTATGCTAAGGAAGTGACTAGCATTCTTACTACAGCCTTTTATAGttctgaaaatgtattttgtggagATAGCTGTTATCTTTTTTGCACGTCTATATTGCATGATATAAAAGTGAAGCgtggacaacaacaaaaaatagaaGAAACAAAAATActacaaaaaaattataaaaattaGGCTGTGTTCATTTTCGAGACAAATCTTTGCATGCCAACAATGGAAGAGCATATTGATatacatttaacacattttaaGCATTAGTTGTGATTCACTATGACCAAGCAGGTGAAATAAAGTGGTTTGGAGACCTTTCTTGTGGGTGGGCCTGATTCAAGCCGTAATGTCCCAGTAAATAACAGGGACATTCTTGAACAAATATGAATTTAACTAAACGCCTGAATGACTATTTTGGGTTTAAGTTGTCTAGGCATAAAATTATTCTTCGAGAGATAACTTTCATTTCAATATACTTTAAATCCTTTTTATGATGTTCTGGTTGCGAAAAaaattcaaaagaaaaaaataggtTTCTTTGGAGCTAATTAGGTTCCATGAATGTATTCACCTCTGCTTAAGTTTCGATATCACTCTCCTAGACGTTCTGGAACCTATTGTAGATtagagtgtttctgtgtttggtgGGTCAAATAGAGCTACATATCAGGTAGGCCTCGTCAGGCCTTTTGGACATCTAACCTTCCGTCTATCCTTGCCTAAGCTTCAGCTAGTTTGTGTATAATCATgcaccttatctctctctctcttcatagtCCTACCGTACAACTGGAAGGACGACCTCTGATGTTTCTCTTCCAGATAGGAGGTTGACACACAGTGTCTCAGTCCAGGCCATGTAGAGCCAGAGTGTTTAGTGTGCTGGATGAGACACACATAGTCAGAGTGCTTTCTCTCGCTCCGTTGCAGCTCAGCCCtgcgtctctcctctcccatgggTCTCTGGCTGAATTGAGGACAGAGTGTGTTTGACGCTCTCTGCTCCCCAGATCTGGTCCTGTGACAGAAACACACGCTTTCCAAGACCCACAATATGGAGAGGGGAAACGTAAGGATGTCAAAACATTGCCAGTATTTTCCGCGGCAACGCTGTCGACTGGGGCCCTGGCTTTTCATTCATGTCATGAAAAGAGGTTGAGTGCATTTGTTGACATCCAAGTCAAATATTAGTGTCATATCTCTGCGATAATCTAAATTATCTTCAGATTTACTAGTGCTTCTAGTGAGACCTGATTGATAGTGTAAACTAGTGTCAAGCACTGCAGACCAGACAAGGTTTCACAACACTGGCGTACTGAAGGTGTGTTCTACTGCATATATAGCTGTGCATGTGCTGttgtctagctctctctctccctttctctatcttcctcccccccccccctttctcccaacTGTCTGCAGTAGGTGGACATCGCAGTGTCTTGTCTATGTTGCTAGGTGACGTGTTTGTCATAGCGACGTGCTGCAGAGGAATGCAAACTTCTCTTTACCTGTCTCCAGGTGACATCATCACATGTCAGTGGGTGTGTGGCTGTACAGTAGTGCTcaactccccacccctcccaaccACCTtccgccccccccacacaccgccttcacccacacccaccccctcactcccccacccccctcagctTCACCCCCAAACCCCTGCCAGACATGACAGAAGTCCAGGGTCACGCAAGAGTTTGAGCCCATTGAAGCACCAGCAACTTTAGACTGCATTCTGTCATATCACTGTTCTGTTTCCTCTCTCtggatgtttttattttttgattTTCTTGTTTTCTAGTTGTTTTAGTTGTATTTGTACTACGCTCTCTCTCTAACCTAGACCAATTATAACAAAATGCCATTCATGTGTACCTGTTTACTtccccccctcttttctcccAGCCTTTTTTGCACTTtcactgccccccacccccactttcTCCGACCACACCCCCACACTTCTGCTCCGACCCTGTGCTGCACCAcctaccccctcctcccagagACCCCCTCACCCACAACCCTTGCCCCGAGTGCCAAATAGAATCCAGAACCATTCCAAAACGTTTTTGAGTTCTCTTGTGTGTTGGACATCCATTGGACGCACCCATGAAGCCAGCATGTTTCCACCATAACATGATGTCAGTCATGACGCCTCAGCATCACTCAAAGACACCGATCAAAAAcaacccccctttcccccccaccAACCCACCCAGAGCTAAACCTGAGCAGGATTAACCCGTAAGCGGCTGGCTACCTCCCATAAACTGCTTTTCCTAATTCTCTGCCATCTCTTCAACCTCCAGGACATCATTGATTGTGTGCCAtagtgtggggggggacaggcctgtcacttctcctcaccccccaagtctctctctccatttgatTTTCGATGGGAAAGATTAAAAAATCCATTTCTAATGACGATTTTTTTCTTtaacattaaaacacacacacacactccgtacCGTGGTGTGAGGAGAGTTCTCGTCAGCCGCAGCCATCCTCTGTCTTCTGAACTTTGAACTTCTCACCCCCTCATGAACTTGATTgaccttcttcctccccccttctgtgTTCATCAAACAGTTTGGACTTAAACTATCCA contains the following coding sequences:
- the LOC124465403 gene encoding RNA-binding protein Nova-1-like: AKLIVPNSTAGLIIGKGGATVKAVMEQSGAWVQLSQKPEGINLQERVVTISGEPEQNRKAVEIIVQKIQEDPQSSSCLNISYSNISGPVANSNPTGSPYANSAEVMPSAAAAAAATASSLLGQASLAGVGAFPTTMSSFSGNDLLTITSALNTLASYGYNTNSLGLGLNPAAASGVLAAVAANANPAAAAAANLLASYASDASTSAGHPAGLGGFSLGSLAAAGATNGYLSAASPLVASSLLATEKLAEGAKEVVEIAVPENLVGAILGKGGKTLVEYQELTGARIQISKKGEFIPGTRNRKVTITGSQAATQAAQYLISQRITYEQGVRATNPQKVG